Within the Desulforhopalus sp. genome, the region TCCATGCACAACAAGGAAAATGTCATTCTGGTAGCCAATGAGGCATCAACCGAACTCGGCCAAAAGTTGGCGGAGCGATTGTGGATGCCGTTTACCGAGATGATTCGCAAACGCTTCTCCGATGGCGAACAATACCACGCCTTTCCGACATCCATAGCCGGCAAGGACCTGGTCATTCTCGGGGTGACGCATAACGACAATTCCCATCAGGAGCTGCTTGATCTGATCTCGGGTGGGATCTACTATAATGCCGCATCCATCAGCGTCATTATCCCATTTCTTGGGTATTCCACCATGGAACGGGCAAAGCCACGCTCCCATGAAATTCCCAAGGGAATCACCCGGACCAGACAGATATTCAAGGCCAGGCCAAATTTCACGGCCTTTGTCGACCTGCATTCGGAGGCGGTACTTCATGCGCACGGCGGTGAAGTACGCACCAAGCATGTCTGGACCGATGACCTGGTGGTCGACAAAATCAAAAAGAGCGGCCTGACCGACTACGTTCTTGTCTCGCCTGATTACGGATTTTCCAAGCGAGTTGCCAGGCTGGCGAGTCTTTTGAACTGCCCGCATACCGCCGCCGACAAGGACCGCTATGATACCGATAAAACCATCGTTGGCCAGGTCTCAAGCGTCGTAAAAGGCAAGACGGCAATAATCTGCGATGACATGATCCGTACCGGTGGTTCGATCATTCAGACGGCAAAACGCTGCCTTGATGCCGGGGCGAAGGAGGTTTTCGCCCACGCCACGCATCTGGTTTTGTCCGGCGATGCCCTGGAAAAGTTTCGGCAGAGCCCGATCACCAGGATACTCGGCTCCGACACCTACCCGGGGCGGAAAAGCGATGATTTTCTTGATGTATATTCAGTGGC harbors:
- the prs gene encoding ribose-phosphate diphosphokinase, with protein sequence MHNKENVILVANEASTELGQKLAERLWMPFTEMIRKRFSDGEQYHAFPTSIAGKDLVILGVTHNDNSHQELLDLISGGIYYNAASISVIIPFLGYSTMERAKPRSHEIPKGITRTRQIFKARPNFTAFVDLHSEAVLHAHGGEVRTKHVWTDDLVVDKIKKSGLTDYVLVSPDYGFSKRVARLASLLNCPHTAADKDRYDTDKTIVGQVSSVVKGKTAIICDDMIRTGGSIIQTAKRCLDAGAKEVFAHATHLVLSGDALEKFRQSPITRILGSDTYPGRKSDDFLDVYSVAPLLADVIEQYLEI